The following proteins are co-located in the Bombus pyrosoma isolate SC7728 linkage group LG12, ASM1482585v1, whole genome shotgun sequence genome:
- the LOC122573717 gene encoding uncharacterized protein LOC122573717, whose translation MEKRFLKINRMFGVLTSVWPYQRPFPRLIQRIIALTILFTSFVTQTAYLILFPSIRGIVTSMPYYILVLGTFVKMGNYFINETKLRSMLNHIFTDWATIKSKEENDIMITYSQRGLLLTLSYALHALITGILMISWPLVPPILDIFMPLNESRKRMFIYPAYYFVDHEKYYDILAIHMVIVMCMTGFVYCACDANYVYAVQHACGLLAITRYRFRNVSEGVLDHYKNDAKLSKFNYRNVCKSIQAHQHALRYLKLIETNHHTYLFISVGMLIMCICVSLLQVANEKNDSWLVQCIFLFAQLFHTLILTGQGQFVINGLDGVFNSIYESPWYTFPAKIRALYILALRSCLSPPLLTAGGLIVLNLRSFAEVARIVHIGTLKVVIEQSSIIGTGIVMVVKHGNYILNAKKLKSLLNDMSEDWATDRLKEEVAIMTTYAYRGTTLAMFYLVNACICAFLFLQLPWTVRLMHIMKPHNASLPMVYAIPAYYFVEDDRKYYYYIQMYLGLSIYIVLIVFVGCDTCYMVLVQHACGLLTVAGYRFKNAINDLSFNTRNPEKEAKEINKRLRFSIQGHQRAIMSVLTSDYKQFECLSENDMNSYLSFNDLFTNNHDKRFNYFWFLTKIESAHVMYLLLCMAIIVLSLSITMVQITTMEICLDFYKFVSLLILQFLHLFCLTMQGQFIINSSDMIYNAIYEASWYNANPKTQALYILALRRSLTPRYLTAGGLIELNMQSFSEMIKLCVSYYTVLRST comes from the exons ATggagaaaagatttttaaaaatcaacagAATGTTTGGAGTGCTAACTAGTGTTTGGCCATATCAAAGGCCTTTCCCAAGATTAATACAAAGAATCATTGCTCTTACGATATTGTTTACTTCTTTCGTTACGCAG ACCGCGTACCTTATACTTTTCCCCAGTATACGTGGAATTGTGACTAGTATGCCTTATTATATACTAGTGCTTGGGACGTTTGTGAAAATGggtaattactttataaacgaaacgaag TTGAGATCAATGCTGAACCACATATTCACAGACTGGGCAACGATAAaatcaaaagaagaaaatgacaTTATGATCACATATTCGCAAAGAGGACTTCTTCTCACATTAAGCTATGCTT TACACGCTTTGATTACTGGCATATTGATGATTTCGTGGCCCCTTGTACCACCTATTTTAGATATCTTTATGCCGTTAAACGAATCCCGAAAACGCATGTTCATATATCCAGCTTATTATTTCGTGGATCACGAAAAATACTACGACATTTTAGCAATACATATGGTAATTGTCATGTGCATGACTGGTTTTGTATACTGCGCATGTGATGCGAATTACGTATACGCAGTGCAGCATGCTTGTGGACTGCTGGCCATCACAAG ATATCGGTTCAGAAACGTAAGCGAAGGTGTGTTAGATCACTATAAAAATGAtgcaaaattatcgaaattcaattatagGAACGTGTGTAAATCGATTCAGGCACATCAACATGCTCTAAG ATATCTGAAGCTAATTGAAACCAATCATCACacttatttattcatttctgtGGGAATGCTGATAATGTGTATCTGTGTGTCGTTGTTACAG GTGGCAAATGAGAAGAATGACTCATGGCTAGTTCagtgtatatttttgtttgctcAATTGTTTCACACGCTTATTCTTACTGGACAAGGACAGTTTGTAATAAACGGACTAGACGGTGTTTTTAACTCTAT ATATGAATCGCCATGGTATACTTTTCCAGCGAAAATTCGAGCGTTATATATATTAGCGCTAAGAAGTTGTCTATCTCCTCCTCTGTTAACAGCCGGTGGTTtaatagtattaaatttaCGATCTTTCGCAGAG GTAGCAAGAATTGTACATATAGGCACTTTGAAAGTCGTGATAGAGCAGTCATCTATAATAGGCACAGGAATTGTCATGGTCGTAAAACATGGTAACTATATTCTGAACGCAAAGAAG CTTAAATCCCTTTTGAATGACATGTCCGAGGATTGGGCAACCGATCGATTGAAAGAAGAAGTTGCCATTATGACGACATACGCATATAGGGGAACCACTCTTGCGATGTTCTACCTTG TAAACGCGTGCATATGCGCATTCCTTTTCCTACAACTGCCGTGGACAGTGCGCCTAATGCACATAATGAAACCACACAATGCATCGCTGCCAATGGTATACGCAATACCAGcttattattttgtcgagGATGATcgcaaatattattactacaTTCAAATGTATCTGGGCCTCTCTATATATATCGTGCTCATTGTGTTCGTCGGTTGTGATACTTGTTACATGGTCCTTGTGCAACATGCATGCGGATTGTTGACTGTGGCCGG atatcgCTTCAAAAATGCCATCAATGACCTTTCCTTCAATACGAGGAATCCCGAAAAGGAGGCAAAGGAGATAAATAAAAGACTACGTTTTTCTATACAGGGGCACCAACGGGCAATAATGTCAGTATTAACCAGCGATTATAAACAATTTGAATGCTTAAGTGAAAATGATATGAATTCATATCTTAGtttcaatgatttatttacGAATAACCATGAcaaaagatttaattatttttg GTTTCTGACAAAAATCGAGAGCGCACATGTTATGTACCTTCTTCTATGTATGGCTATAATAGTCTTGTCTCTTAGTATTACGATGGTACAG ATCACTACGATGGAAATATGTCTggatttctataaatttgtcaGCCTTCTGATTCTTCAGTTCTTGCATCTGTTCTGTCTAACGATGCAGGGACAGTTCATCATAAATTCGTCCGATATGATTTACAATGCAAT ATACGAGGCATCGTGGTACAATGCAAATCCAAAGACGCAAGCGTTGTATATATTAGCGTTGCGGCGAAGTCTAACTCCACGCTATTTAACTGCCGGTGGTTTAATAGAATTGAACATGCAAAGCTTCTCAGAA ATGATAAAACTATGCGTTTCCTATTACACAGTGTTGAGATCAACATAA
- the LOC122573582 gene encoding uncharacterized protein LOC122573582 has product MNRATFEKRFLRITKIFGKLSGIWPDQNKVKFSLWAMVHITMASFVFVQVARIVHIGTLKVVIEQSSIIGTGIVMVVKHGNYILNAKKLKSLLNDMSEDWATDRLKEEVAIMTTYAYRGTTLAMFYLVNACICAFLFLQLPWTVRLMHIMKPHNASLPMVYAIPAYYFVEDDRKYYYYIQMYLGLSIYIVLIVFVGCDTCYMVLVQHACGLLTVAGYRFKNAINDLSFNTRNPEKEAKEINKRLRFSIQGHQRAIMSVLTSDYKQFECLSENDMNSYLSFNDLFTNNHDKRFNYFWLLVTIIDVRNCYWLLFQSSITFNHRQH; this is encoded by the exons ATGAATAGAGCTACATTCGAGAAGCGATTCTTAAGgataacgaaaatattcggGAAACTGAGTGGAATTTGGCCAGACCAAAATAAAGTTAAGTTTAGTTTGTGGGCTATGGTGCATATTACTATGGCATCATTTGTCTTTGTACAG GTAGCAAGAATTGTACATATAGGCACTTTGAAAGTCGTGATAGAGCAGTCATCTATAATAGGCACAGGAATTGTCATGGTCGTAAAACATGGTAACTATATTCTGAACGCAAAGAAG CTTAAATCCCTTTTGAATGACATGTCCGAGGATTGGGCAACCGATCGATTGAAAGAAGAAGTTGCCATTATGACGACATACGCATATAGGGGAACCACTCTTGCGATGTTCTACCTTG TAAACGCGTGCATATGCGCATTCCTTTTCCTACAACTGCCGTGGACAGTGCGCCTAATGCACATAATGAAACCACACAATGCATCGCTGCCAATGGTATACGCAATACCAGcttattattttgtcgagGATGATcgcaaatattattactacaTTCAAATGTATCTGGGCCTCTCTATATATATCGTGCTCATTGTGTTCGTCGGTTGTGATACTTGTTACATGGTCCTTGTGCAACATGCATGCGGATTGTTGACTGTGGCCGG atatcgCTTCAAAAATGCCATCAATGACCTTTCCTTCAATACGAGGAATCCCGAAAAGGAGGCAAAGGAGATAAATAAAAGACTACGTTTTTCTATACAGGGGCACCAACGGGCAATAATGTCAGTATTAACCAGCGATTATAAACAATTTGAATGCTTAAGTGAAAATGATATGAATTCATATCTTAGtttcaatgatttatttacGAATAACCATGAcaaaagatttaattatttttggtTACTGGTAACCATTATCGATGTCAGAAATTGCTATTGGTTACTTTTTCAATCTTCGATTACTTTCAATCATCGTCAACATTGA
- the LOC122573579 gene encoding odorant receptor 13a-like, whose amino-acid sequence MNRVTIEERFLKITKIFAILSGIWPGQNKVKFILWSMVHITMVSSVIVQVARIIHIGTLEVVLEQSSFIGAIILMIIKHGNYILNAKKLKSLLNDMSEDWATDRLKEEVAIMTTYAYRGTTLAMFYFVNACICTVLFIQMPWTVRLVHMLKPHNTSSPILYTIPAYYFVEDDRKYYYYIQMYLALSVYIVLIVFVGCDTCYMVLVQHACALLTVAGYRFKNAINDLSFNARNPEKGAKEIYKRLRFSVQGHQRAIMFLRNIESTHVTYLFMCMGIIVLCVSITMVEIATMDPCWDFYKFIGFLIIQLLHLFCLTMQGQFIINSSDEIYDAIYEAQWYNTNPKMQAFYVLALRRSLTPPRLTAGGLIQLNMQSFSEVMKLCVSYYTVLKTTS is encoded by the exons ATGAATAGAGTTACAATCGAGGAGCGATTCTTAAAgataacgaaaatattcgcGATACTGAGTGGGATTTGGCCAGGTCAAAATAAAGTTAAGTTCATTTTGTGGTCTATGGTGCATATTACTATGGTATCATCTGTCATCGTACAG gtAGCaagaattatacatatagGCACTTTGGAAGTCGTACTGGAGCAGTCGTCCTTTATAGGCGCGATAATACTCATGATCATAAAACATGGTAACTATATCCTGAACGCAAAGAAG CTTAAATCCCTTTTGAATGACATGTCCGAGGATTGGGCAACCGATCGATTGAAAGAAGAAGTTGCCATTATGACGACATACGCATATAGGGGAACCACTCTTGCGATGTTCTACTTTG taaACGCGTGTATATGCACAGTCCTTTTTATACAAATGCCATGGACAGTGCGCCTAGTGCACATGTTGAAACCACACAATACATCCTCACCAATATTATACACTATACCAGCTTACTATTTTGTCGAGGATGACcgcaaatattattactatattcaAATGTATCTGGCTCTCTCTGTATATATCGTTCTCATTGTGTTTGTCGGTTGTGATACTTGTTACATGGTCCTTGTGCAACATGCGTGTGCATTGCTGACTGTGGCCGG ATATCGCTTCAAAAATGCCATCAATGACCTTTCCTTCAATGCGAGGAATCCAGAAAAGGGGGCAAAGGAGATATATAAAAGACTACGTTTCTCTGTACAGGGGCACCAACGGGCAATAAT GTTTCTGCGGAATATCGAGAGCACACATGTTACTTACCTTTTTATGTGTATGGGTATAATAGTCCTGTGTGTTAGTATTACTATGGTAGAG atCGCTACGATGGATCCCTGTTGGGATTTTTACAAGTTTATTGGTTTTCTGATTATTCAATTGTTGCATCTGTTCTGTCTAACGATGCAGGGACAGTTCATCATAAATTCGTCCGATGAGATTTACGATGCAAT ATACGAAGCACAATGGTATAATACGAATCCAAAAATGCAAGCATTTTACGTGTTGGCATTACGGCGAAGTCTAACTCCACCCCGTTTAACTGCCGGCggtttaatacaattaaacaTGCAAAGTTTTTCAGAA GTGATGAAACTATGCGTTTCGTATTATACAGTGTTGAAAACAACATCGTaa